One part of the Dyadobacter sp. 676 genome encodes these proteins:
- a CDS encoding arginine deiminase family protein has product MAINQAHGHSIHVSSETGTLKRLLIHSPDRGLGKVVPSKAQDWLFEDIVHLDTMRRKEYDFYVKLLLYFLDPHKIKGRLSEIDDDPTRSFFIPGTENYFASDCVVDIQRLLGEILEDESTRIKLTSAICGIERCSYQIQEELGTFDPHELARIFISGSCSDKRMLFAPLPNLIFTRDIGIVINDHILLNKPAKTARTRESILAQFVFFYHPMFAHVRQNVIEIPENERHFLLPDDEKASDYHRCTLEGGDVMMVAPGHLLIGCSERTSIYAAQQVMKILFDKNVVGKITIIKIPKRRDYMHIDTIFTQVKKDVWVLLGALARVGDEARKKDVLHFFAPVDVNKEFRILQFEKGREQQPREIENLEDLLTEISRNDLGVTGPVRFIYSGGNEFPYGEREQWTDSCNLLALRDGVVIGYDRNDKTLEAFKKEGFRVISAKRLLEKFEHNMLAPEDVTDTFITLPSAELSRARGGSHCMSMPLLRG; this is encoded by the coding sequence ATGGCTATCAATCAAGCCCACGGGCATTCGATCCATGTATCGTCTGAAACCGGCACCCTCAAACGGCTACTCATCCATAGTCCCGACCGCGGCCTGGGCAAAGTTGTTCCCAGCAAAGCGCAGGACTGGCTTTTCGAGGATATCGTGCACCTGGACACGATGCGCAGGAAGGAATATGATTTTTATGTAAAACTCCTTTTATACTTTCTCGACCCCCACAAGATCAAGGGCAGGCTCTCCGAGATCGACGACGACCCTACCCGCTCGTTCTTTATTCCGGGCACCGAAAACTACTTCGCTTCCGACTGCGTGGTGGATATCCAAAGATTGCTGGGCGAAATACTGGAAGACGAAAGCACACGCATTAAGCTAACCTCGGCCATTTGCGGTATCGAACGGTGCTCCTACCAGATCCAGGAGGAATTGGGCACTTTCGACCCGCACGAACTGGCCCGCATATTCATTTCAGGCTCCTGCTCCGACAAACGGATGCTCTTCGCTCCCCTGCCCAATCTGATTTTCACCCGGGACATCGGCATTGTGATCAACGACCATATCCTGCTCAACAAACCGGCCAAAACGGCCCGCACACGCGAATCGATACTGGCTCAGTTTGTTTTCTTTTACCACCCGATGTTTGCCCATGTCAGGCAAAACGTCATTGAAATACCCGAAAACGAACGCCATTTCCTGCTTCCCGACGACGAGAAAGCCAGCGATTACCACCGCTGCACACTGGAAGGCGGCGATGTAATGATGGTCGCGCCGGGGCATTTACTGATCGGGTGCAGCGAACGGACGTCCATTTACGCGGCGCAGCAGGTGATGAAGATTTTGTTCGATAAAAATGTAGTTGGGAAAATCACGATCATCAAAATCCCTAAAAGGCGGGATTACATGCATATCGACACGATTTTTACACAGGTTAAAAAAGATGTGTGGGTGCTGCTGGGCGCGCTTGCCCGCGTAGGCGACGAGGCCAGGAAAAAGGATGTGCTGCATTTCTTCGCACCGGTAGACGTAAACAAGGAGTTCCGGATTCTGCAGTTCGAAAAAGGCAGGGAACAGCAGCCAAGGGAAATCGAAAACCTGGAAGATCTCCTGACCGAAATCAGCAGAAACGACCTGGGCGTCACCGGGCCTGTCCGCTTCATTTATTCGGGGGGAAACGAGTTTCCGTACGGCGAACGTGAACAATGGACCGACTCCTGCAATCTGCTCGCATTACGCGACGGTGTGGTGATCGGCTATGATCGTAACGACAAAACGCTCGAAGCGTTCAAAAAGGAAGGGTTCCGGGTAATCAGCGCAAAAAGGCTGTTGGAAAAGTTCGAACATAACATGCTGGCACCTGAAGACGTCACCGATACCTTTATCACGCTGCCGTCCGCCGAGCTTTCCCGCGCACGCGGCGGCTCGCATTGTATGAGCATGCCCCTGCTTCGCGGATAG
- the sufD gene encoding Fe-S cluster assembly protein SufD has translation MSTETIDLKTRLITDFHAREAVLNGEASSEFHQKKRAGLARFERLGFPTIKHEEWKYSNVRDLISVSYDFNAESSIGLAELEDLKVPKQEANILYFVNGRYDAGLSTIISPVGKITISSLADAYKNDPAKVSSYFNELTKDAEDAFTALNTAFTQDGVFIHIPDNQSVEHPVILRFVSDARRQNVGSQPRNIISVGKNSHVKLAEAFRTLGDQRSFTNTVTEIHVAEEANVQYYKVQNESDNAYHIGTTQVRMLDRSHFYAGTVTLNGKFTRNNLNIVLDGEYCDAHMYGLYFPHGSQHVDNHTVADHQKPNSESNELYKGILRDKSKGVFNGKIFVRPDAQKTNAFQSCKNIVLSPDATMNTKPQLEIFADDVKCSHGTTTGQIDEEALFYMRSRGISEPEAMSLLMFAFCADVVSQIKIDSVREYLENVITRKLASK, from the coding sequence ATGAGTACCGAGACAATAGATTTAAAAACCAGGCTGATCACGGATTTTCACGCCCGCGAAGCTGTCCTGAATGGCGAGGCTTCTTCGGAGTTTCACCAGAAAAAACGCGCAGGGCTGGCCCGTTTCGAGCGGTTAGGTTTCCCGACGATCAAGCACGAGGAGTGGAAATATAGCAACGTAAGGGATCTGATCAGCGTTTCCTACGATTTTAACGCGGAGAGTTCCATCGGCCTGGCCGAACTCGAAGACCTGAAAGTGCCCAAGCAGGAGGCGAATATCCTGTACTTTGTCAACGGCCGTTACGACGCCGGTTTATCGACAATCATTTCCCCGGTTGGAAAAATTACAATCAGCTCGCTTGCAGACGCTTATAAGAACGACCCTGCCAAAGTTTCATCCTATTTCAACGAGCTGACAAAAGATGCCGAGGATGCGTTCACCGCGCTGAATACCGCATTTACACAGGATGGTGTGTTTATCCATATTCCTGATAACCAATCCGTGGAGCATCCTGTTATCCTTCGCTTTGTGAGCGATGCGCGCCGGCAGAATGTTGGTAGCCAGCCCCGGAATATCATTTCGGTCGGTAAGAATTCGCATGTAAAACTGGCCGAGGCATTCAGGACATTGGGCGATCAGCGTTCGTTTACCAACACGGTGACCGAGATACACGTGGCCGAAGAGGCTAATGTGCAATACTATAAAGTGCAGAACGAGAGCGACAACGCTTATCACATCGGCACCACCCAGGTACGTATGCTCGACCGCTCGCATTTCTACGCGGGTACCGTTACACTGAACGGTAAATTTACGCGCAACAACCTGAATATTGTGTTGGACGGCGAGTATTGCGACGCGCATATGTACGGCTTGTACTTTCCGCACGGCTCACAGCATGTTGACAACCATACTGTTGCGGACCACCAGAAGCCGAATTCGGAAAGCAACGAGCTATATAAAGGTATTTTGCGGGATAAATCGAAGGGGGTTTTCAATGGGAAGATCTTCGTTCGTCCGGATGCGCAGAAAACCAATGCATTCCAGTCGTGTAAAAACATCGTACTGTCGCCCGATGCGACGATGAACACCAAACCGCAGCTGGAAATTTTCGCCGACGACGTGAAGTGCTCCCACGGCACCACCACCGGGCAAATCGACGAAGAAGCGTTGTTTTATATGCGCTCACGCGGAATTTCAGAGCCGGAAGCGATGTCGCTTTTGATGTTCGCGTTCTGTGCCGATGTGGTTTCACAGATCAAGATCGACTCTGTTCGCGAATATCTGGAAAACGTGATTACCCGGAAACTGGCATCGAAATAG
- the sufC gene encoding Fe-S cluster assembly ATPase SufC, with product MLSINDLRASIEGKEILKGINLEVKPGEVHAIMGPNGSGKSTLASVLAGREEYEVTGGNVIFEGKEILELAPEERAAEGIFLAFQYPVEIPGVTTINFLKTAVNEIRKYKGESPLDAAQFLKMVREKAKLVSMNDSLLKRALNEGFSGGEKKRNEVFQMAVLEPKLAILDETDSGLDIDALRIVAEGVNSLRSPERSTIVVTHYQRLLDYIVPDYVHVLYKGRIVKSGPKELALELEEKGYDWIKAEVEAVG from the coding sequence ATGCTCTCTATTAATGACTTGCGTGCCTCCATTGAAGGTAAGGAAATATTAAAAGGCATCAATCTGGAAGTCAAGCCGGGTGAAGTGCATGCGATTATGGGGCCCAATGGTTCCGGTAAAAGTACTTTGGCATCGGTATTGGCGGGAAGGGAAGAGTACGAGGTTACTGGTGGAAATGTAATTTTTGAAGGAAAGGAAATTCTGGAACTGGCCCCGGAAGAGCGGGCTGCGGAAGGTATTTTCCTCGCATTCCAATATCCGGTCGAAATTCCGGGTGTTACGACTATCAACTTTCTGAAAACAGCGGTTAACGAAATCCGTAAATATAAAGGTGAAAGCCCGCTGGACGCCGCGCAGTTCCTGAAAATGGTACGCGAGAAAGCCAAGCTCGTGAGCATGAACGATTCCCTGCTCAAACGTGCATTGAACGAAGGATTCTCGGGTGGAGAGAAAAAACGCAACGAGGTGTTCCAGATGGCCGTGCTCGAACCGAAGCTGGCAATCCTGGACGAAACCGATTCGGGACTGGATATCGATGCGTTGCGCATTGTGGCTGAGGGGGTTAACTCGCTACGGTCGCCGGAACGTTCGACGATCGTCGTGACGCACTATCAGCGCCTTCTGGATTACATCGTGCCGGATTACGTACACGTTTTGTACAAAGGCCGCATCGTCAAGTCAGGCCCGAAAGAACTTGCCCTGGAACTGGAAGAAAAAGGTTACGACTGGATCAAGGCGGAAGTAGAAGCGGTAGGTTAA
- the ctlX gene encoding citrulline utilization hydrolase CtlX codes for MRVITSSAQIQPQSTSRIMMIRPVRFGFNEETAGSNEFQQESFAQQTRDTAQQAAREEFDLMIDQLQKAGVELHIFDDTDEVDRPDAVFSNNWVSFHQSGKVVLYPMMAENRRLERRRDIIDALARDFKVEEIIDLTHFEQQGKFLEGTGSMVFDRRYKIAYACLSPRTHREVLDAFADALGYEIIAFSASDEHGKPIYHTNVLMCVGDIFAVVCLEAIKDPDERLMVRSVLEETHKDVIEISLEQMRHFAGNMLMVRNKKADKFLVMSTQAYESLTPRQKDRLDDYARLLHTDLSVIEGNGGGSARCMMTELHLPVR; via the coding sequence ATGCGCGTCATCACTTCATCCGCTCAAATCCAGCCGCAATCCACCTCACGGATCATGATGATCAGGCCGGTTCGGTTCGGTTTCAATGAGGAAACCGCCGGAAGCAACGAGTTTCAGCAGGAGTCGTTCGCGCAGCAAACCCGCGACACCGCCCAGCAGGCAGCCCGGGAAGAGTTCGACCTGATGATCGACCAGCTCCAAAAAGCCGGTGTGGAATTGCATATTTTCGACGATACCGACGAAGTGGACCGTCCCGACGCCGTCTTTTCCAACAACTGGGTTTCTTTCCATCAGAGCGGGAAAGTGGTTTTGTATCCGATGATGGCCGAAAACCGCAGGCTCGAACGCCGTCGTGACATTATCGATGCGCTGGCCAGGGATTTCAAGGTGGAGGAAATCATTGACCTGACCCATTTCGAACAACAAGGCAAATTCCTGGAAGGCACCGGCAGCATGGTTTTCGACCGGCGCTACAAGATCGCCTATGCCTGCCTCTCCCCGCGTACGCACCGGGAGGTCCTCGATGCGTTTGCGGATGCATTGGGCTACGAAATAATCGCATTTTCGGCCTCCGACGAGCACGGAAAGCCTATTTACCATACCAATGTGCTGATGTGCGTCGGCGATATCTTCGCGGTGGTTTGCCTGGAAGCCATCAAAGATCCCGACGAGCGCCTCATGGTGAGGTCGGTCCTGGAAGAGACCCACAAAGACGTAATCGAAATATCGCTCGAACAAATGCGGCATTTCGCAGGCAATATGCTGATGGTAAGAAACAAGAAAGCCGACAAATTCCTCGTGATGTCCACCCAGGCCTACGAATCGCTGACTCCCCGGCAAAAAGACCGGCTCGACGACTACGCCCGTCTGCTCCATACCGACCTTTCGGTGATCGAAGGCAACGGTGGCGGTTCGGCCCGATGCATGATGACGGAACTTCATTTACCCGTCAGGTAA